One Candidatus Marsarchaeota archaeon genomic window carries:
- a CDS encoding glycosyltransferase family 4 protein gives MLIFDTSSRLDTVGGAQRVAANLFYELRKRGLETFYLGYRTDYLNHAEKNVMFLKPSKQRELKKFFEKHKVDKVIESKIVRIGYYTIYSLRGINTVDMVPFLKKIAPDVILASSITDYVILKKVRRFVPDAKIIYVDHANASGTYNGAFDYNIMHLTFGTGRFVGLAKARKRFFEFFDGIIALNIPQYEAIKQYNKNVTIIHSSSLLEGKKPTEAEISSFKKRMGLAGKRIVLYLGRLSEAQKNVSALIKAFQEIDDESMRLLIVGDGKSRQLYEEMASKDRRIILAGRVPEDMLPLYYSIADLYVLPSIWESFNATFIEAATFGAPLLLSENAINKDIEERFGRKLMLFNPNDIEELRNKITAVLNDKALRNQLLELSKDIAKEYSKKAQMDAYANAIKKFYKDGTF, from the coding sequence GTGCTTATATTTGATACAAGCTCGCGCCTTGACACAGTAGGCGGAGCCCAGCGGGTTGCTGCGAACCTTTTCTACGAGCTTAGGAAGCGCGGGCTTGAAACATTCTATCTCGGCTACAGGACTGATTACCTAAATCATGCCGAAAAAAATGTTATGTTTTTGAAGCCTTCAAAACAACGGGAGCTAAAGAAATTCTTCGAAAAACACAAGGTTGACAAGGTTATAGAAAGCAAGATCGTTAGGATTGGGTATTATACCATATATTCGCTGCGCGGAATAAACACCGTCGATATGGTGCCATTTCTCAAAAAAATAGCGCCAGACGTAATACTTGCCAGCTCAATAACAGACTATGTAATACTCAAAAAAGTGCGAAGGTTTGTCCCAGATGCCAAGATAATCTATGTGGACCATGCGAACGCTTCAGGCACATATAACGGCGCGTTTGATTACAACATAATGCATCTCACATTCGGCACTGGAAGATTCGTAGGCCTTGCGAAAGCAAGGAAAAGGTTCTTTGAATTCTTCGACGGCATAATTGCATTGAATATACCGCAATACGAAGCAATAAAGCAGTACAATAAAAACGTGACGATAATACACAGCAGCTCATTGCTTGAGGGCAAAAAGCCAACGGAAGCAGAAATCTCAAGCTTCAAGAAAAGGATGGGCCTTGCTGGAAAGAGGATAGTGCTGTACTTAGGCAGGCTTTCGGAAGCGCAGAAGAACGTAAGCGCACTGATAAAGGCGTTCCAAGAAATAGACGACGAATCCATGCGCTTGCTGATCGTTGGCGACGGAAAATCAAGGCAGCTATATGAAGAAATGGCTTCAAAGGACAGGCGGATAATCCTGGCGGGGAGAGTGCCTGAAGATATGCTGCCATTGTACTATTCAATTGCTGATCTGTACGTGCTTCCTTCAATATGGGAATCCTTCAACGCAACCTTTATAGAGGCCGCTACGTTCGGCGCGCCGCTTCTGCTGTCAGAGAACGCGATAAACAAGGACATAGAAGAAAGGTTCGGCAGGAAGCTCATGCTTTTTAACCCGAACGACATAGAAGAGCTCAGGAACAAGATAACTGCAGTGCTAAATGACAAAGCCTTAAGGAATCAGCTGCTGGAGCTTTCAAAGGACATAGCAAAGGAATACAGCAAAAAGGCCCAGATGGATGCCTACGCAAATGCCATAAAGAAGTTTTATAAAGATGGCACATTCTGA